A genomic segment from Lasioglossum baleicum chromosome 5, iyLasBale1, whole genome shotgun sequence encodes:
- the LOC143208683 gene encoding RAB11-binding protein RELCH homolog isoform X1, with translation MVDAVQEVRDPLSTDSKGYPTSKTCITYEEIATKLLNDKFLLTALELHAELREAGKELLVLQEFFSNPSNFEGQNIKPEPFTSMPRSSSQATLDSLDMTRYSEDGAGVDERVAILEFELRKARECISSLRTNLTVVTESDVPTPDKCSDKHSANEPPIKPHEQRALNFLVNEYLLARSYKLTSITFSDENENQDFEDWQDVGLNIPKPAELLQIYREYMRANGYEKAPSAIIGVQTDFSEVELEVEKDEFKQLVKELEELKQQTAMLEQEKVDLQQIIATTNESLSQNPNKEGSSGTIQTLNSSSTTPDKFELLETPPRDTSTATHEPEEDDSASVVVSLGETDPGDKEWTRIQLPRVDVTEGSSILPNPPSRHLPLRFKMEVITHCLVNIPSSIVSTAEEPFRNGVTRDNLVHILAETLPRIVPNVILNKREEVIPLILSVIRLHAESAEREKFLQLLFNLKKRPQEDERQLILAGLVAMAKLENDPMEGEEILTICWEQSQYKYPEKRLLAVECCCALAPYMSIGIRNSLMLSMLQQMLLDDKDPMVRACVVRSLALLIALMDDPDKYFQCEELALTALNDSSPIVVEVASSLLLPILAQWALALRRLQTHLLPRIISKVKTQLKSGQYQHSPNKDHINEGRTVSSINVLQYLLPHMVICVADTDAVRSCIEPGTSSELSDVFLYLCQTDIVNPKVFYEGDLDVGTLLNTFFANTWENDTWPELEWFTNKLVMEILEMVKSIEITHETILHTLLTYIRSLCLGFGRYITQTRIQPIFASDVSELEQQLTVLSTEKKNMNLTIMPTYLILLSTLNGTEVAKSLKEFLVALSMSGISITCLQIAVIMLCADEHMQEYVLSGLWDGVVHQRPVVRCATATIFGCVIAHVSDRLASAKVVPAIVTLVSDPDMTVRCAAIPSLGRLITECKVREMKDKARLTLENIAKDPQGVPPALALPLVSTLALIAPNCPQNYIEDVIATQLTATASFTLQQGRKVDLINALVEAFSVLVYCPLSYQCVSNVLLPGLKCLEQLVAHHLPQQEDAVKSLLREIESRQDLSKPMKSSLSMNSGLLLSMATANVGQGVEDMRQKVSKIFQQKSSSSSMSSILRKKTSRVQEHRIVEKHIRTFENRSVCMERPARNEFQIGRTVVASSNRGCSQPKVLVVVREW, from the exons ATGGTCGATGCAGTGCAAGAGGTTAGGGATCCTCTGTCAACAGACAGTAAag GATACCCAACCTCGAAAACATGTATAACTTACGAAGAAATCGCTACCAAGCTTTTAAACGACAAATTTCTATTAACGGCCTTGGAGCTGCATGCGGAATTGCGCGAAGCAGGAAAAGAATTGCTTGTTTTGCAAGAATTCTTCTCAAACCCAAGCAATTTCGAAGGCCAAAACATCAAGCCGGAACCATTCACTTCTATGC CAAGATCATCCAGTCAGGCAACTTTGGATTCACTTGATATGACAAGATATTCAGAAGACGGTGCAGGTGTTGACGAGAGAGTAGCGATTTTGGAGTTTGAACTTAGAAAAGCCAGAGAGTGTATCTCTTCTCTTCGTACGAATCTCACTGTAGTCACAG AGTCAGATGTACCTACACCAGATAAATGTTCCGACAAACATTCAGCCAACGAACCACCTATAAAGCCTCACGAACAGAGAGCTTTAAATTTCCTTGTAAACGAATATTTATTAGCACGATCATACAAATTGACTTCCATCACGTTCAGCGATGAAAACGAAAATCAAGATTTCGAAGATTGGCAGGACGTGGGATTGAATATCCCAAAGCCTGCGGAATTATTACAAATCTACAGAGAATATATGCGAGCTAATGGCTACGAGAAAGCACCTTCCGCGATTATTGGTGTGCAAACAGACTTCAGTGAAGTTGAATTAGAAGTGGAGAAGGATGAATTTAAGCAACTG GTCAAAGAATTGGAAGAACTTAAACAACAAACTGCAATGCTGGAGCAAGAGAAGGTGGACTTGCAACAAATTATTGCAACAACAAATGAAAGTTTATCACAGAATCCAAACAAG GAAGGTAGTAGCGGAACGATACAAACATTGAACTCCAGTTCCACAACTCCGGATAAGTTCGAGCTTCTTGAAACACCACCTCGAGATACGTCGACAGCAACTCACGAACCAGAGGAAGATGACAGTGCGTCTGTGGTTGTCAGCCTAGGCGAGACAGATCCTGGGGACAAGGAGTGGACGAGAATTCAGCTACCAAGAGTAGACGTCACTGAAGGATCGTCTATCCTTCCAAATCCTCCATCTAG ACATTTACCGCTGAGATTCAAGATGGAGGTGATAACACACTGTTTAGTAAATATTCCAAGTTCTATTGTTTCTACAGCGGAAGAACCTTTTAGAAACGGAGTGACGCGAGATAACCTTGTTCACATTTTGGCAGAAACTTTACCCCGTATTGTACCCAACGTCATACTCAATAAACGCGAAGAAGTAATACCATTGATATTAAGCGTGATCCGACTGCACGCTGAATCCGCAGAAAGAGAGAAATTTTTGCAGCTATTGTTTAATCTGAAGAAGAGGCCACAAGAAGATGAAAGACAATTGATACTAGCTG GTTTAGTCGCAATGGCGAAGCTTGAGAACGATCCAATGGAAGGAGAAGAAATTTTAACTATTTGTTGGGAGCAGAGTCAGTATAAATATCCTGAGAAAAGGTTACTAGCTGTGGAGTGTTGCTGCGCATTGGCTCCATACATGTCGATTGGTATCAGGAACTCTTTGATGCTTTCTATGTTGCAACAAATGTTACTCGATGACAAAGATCCTATGGTCAGAGCGTGCGTTGTGAGGAGTCTTGCGTTACTCATAGCTTTAATGGATGATCCCGACAAGTATTTTCAG TGCGAAGAGTTGGCGTTAACCGCGCTAAACGATTCATCGCCCATCGTTGTAGAAGTCGCTTCCTCTTTGCTTCTACCGATTTTAGCTCAATGGGCGCTCGCTCTCAGAAGATTGCAAACACATTTGTTACCACGAATAATATCAAAAGTGAAAACTCAGTTGAAATCTGGACAGTATCAACATTCGCCTAACAAGGATCACATAAACGAGGGAAGGACGGTGTCGTCGATTAACGTTTTACAGTATTTATTACCACATATGGTGATATGTGTAGCCGATACGGATGCAGTTAGATCATGCATAGAACCTGGAACATCGTCTGAATTAT CCGACGTGTTTCTCTACTTGTGTCAGACCGATATCGTGAATCCAAAGGTATTTTACGAGGGAGATTTAGATGTCGGAACACTTTTGAATACATTCTTTGCAAATACATGGGAAAACGACACGTGGCCGGAATTAGAGTGGTTCACAAATAAATT AGTAATGGAAATTTTAGAAATGGTAAAATCCATAGAAATCACACACGAAACCATTTTACACACTCTTCTGACATACATTCGCTCACTATGCTTGGGTTTTGGACGATATATCACGCAAACACGG ATTCAGCCGATATTTGCGTCCGACGTGTCCGAGCTCGAGCAGCAATTAACAGTGTTGTCGACCGAGAAGAAAAACATGAATTTGACGATAATGCCTACGTATTTAATTCTATTGTCCACCTTGAATGGTACAGAGGTTGCTAAATCGTTGAAAGAATTCCTTGTTGCTTTGTCCATGAGTGGTATCAGCATTACTTGCTTACAAATCGCAGTGATTATGTTGTGCGCTGATGAACATATGCAAGAATATGTCCTTAGCGGTTTATGGGATG GGGTAGTGCACCAAAGACCTGTTGTACGATGTGCAACCGCGACGATATTTGGTTGTGTGATAGCTCATGTTTCCGATCGGTTAGCAAGCGCTAAGGTAGTTCCAGCGATTGTAACACTCGTTAGTGATCCTGATAT GACTGTTCGATGCGCGGCGATCCCGTCGCTTGGTCGACTGATAACGGAATGCAAAGTAAGAGAAATGAAGGATAAAGCACGCCTAACGTTGGAAAACATCGCGAAGGACCCTCAAGGTGTTCCTCCAGCTTTAGCGCTTCCGTTAGTTTCCACTTTAGCTCTTATCGCTCCGAATTGCCCTCAAAATTACATTGAGGATG TGATAGCTACCCAATTAACTGCGACAGCCTCGTTCACGTTGCAACAGGGTCGTAAAGTCGATCTCATTAATGCTTTGGTTGAAGCATTTTCCGTTCTGGTTTATTGTCCGCTCAGCTACCAATGCGTTTCGAACGTGTTGCTGCCCGGCTTAAAGTGTCTAGAACAATTAGTAGCTCATCATTTACCGCAGCAGGAAGATGCGGTCAAGTCCCTCCTGAGGGAAATAGAATCTCGACAAGATCTTTCAAAGCCCATGAAGAG TTCGCTGTCTATGAACTCGGGCCTCTTGCTGTCGATGGCTACTGCGAACGTGGGACAAGGTGTGGAGGACATGCGACAGAAAGTGAGCAAAATTTTCCAGCAGAAAAGTAGCTCGTCGAGTATGTCAAGTATTTTGCGAAAAAA AACGTCGAGAGTCCAGGAACACAGAATAGTAGAAAAACATATAAGGACTTTTGAGAATCGATCGGTGTGTATGGAGCGACCCGCGAGGAACGAGTTTCAGATTGGACGAACTGTCGTAGCATCGAGCAACCGTGGATGTAGCCAGCCAAAAGTTCTAGTGGTAGTTCGTGAATGGTAG
- the LOC143208683 gene encoding RAB11-binding protein RELCH homolog isoform X2, whose product MVDAVQEVRDPLSTDSKGYPTSKTCITYEEIATKLLNDKFLLTALELHAELREAGKELLVLQEFFSNPSNFEGQNIKPEPFTSMPRSSSQATLDSLDMTRYSEDGAGVDERVAILEFELRKARECISSLRTNLTVVTESDVPTPDKCSDKHSANEPPIKPHEQRALNFLVNEYLLARSYKLTSITFSDENENQDFEDWQDVGLNIPKPAELLQIYREYMRANGYEKAPSAIIGVQTDFSEVELEVEKDEFKQLVKELEELKQQTAMLEQEKVDLQQIIATTNESLSQNPNKEGSSGTIQTLNSSSTTPDKFELLETPPRDTSTATHEPEEDDSASVVVSLGETDPGDKEWTRIQLPRVDVTEGSSILPNPPSRHLPLRFKMEVITHCLVNIPSSIVSTAEEPFRNGVTRDNLVHILAETLPRIVPNVILNKREEVIPLILSVIRLHAESAEREKFLQLLFNLKKRPQEDERQLILAGLVAMAKLENDPMEGEEILTICWEQSQYKYPEKRLLAVECCCALAPYMSIGIRNSLMLSMLQQMLLDDKDPMVRACVVRSLALLIALMDDPDKYFQCEELALTALNDSSPIVVEVASSLLLPILAQWALALRRLQTHLLPRIISKVKTQLKSGQYQHSPNKDHINEGRTVSSINVLQYLLPHMVICVADTDAVRSCIEPGTSSELSDVFLYLCQTDIVNPKVFYEGDLDVGTLLNTFFANTWENDTWPELEWFTNKLVMEILEMVKSIEITHETILHTLLTYIRSLCLGFGRYITQTRIQPIFASDVSELEQQLTVLSTEKKNMNLTIMPTYLILLSTLNGTEVAKSLKEFLVALSMSGISITCLQIAVIMLCADEHMQEYVLSGLWDGVVHQRPVVRCATATIFGCVIAHVSDRLASAKVVPAIVTLVSDPDMTVRCAAIPSLGRLITECKVREMKDKARLTLENIAKDPQGVPPALALPLVSTLALIAPNCPQNYIEDVIATQLTATASFTLQQGRKVDLINALVEAFSVLVYCPLSYQCVSNVLLPGLKCLEQLVAHHLPQQEDAVKSLLREIESRQDLSKPMKSSLSMNSGLLLSMATANVGQGVEDMRQKVSKIFQQKSSSSSMSSILRKKRILGEDVVTESIIPNSNLSCAESYRYSRRAFRVLI is encoded by the exons ATGGTCGATGCAGTGCAAGAGGTTAGGGATCCTCTGTCAACAGACAGTAAag GATACCCAACCTCGAAAACATGTATAACTTACGAAGAAATCGCTACCAAGCTTTTAAACGACAAATTTCTATTAACGGCCTTGGAGCTGCATGCGGAATTGCGCGAAGCAGGAAAAGAATTGCTTGTTTTGCAAGAATTCTTCTCAAACCCAAGCAATTTCGAAGGCCAAAACATCAAGCCGGAACCATTCACTTCTATGC CAAGATCATCCAGTCAGGCAACTTTGGATTCACTTGATATGACAAGATATTCAGAAGACGGTGCAGGTGTTGACGAGAGAGTAGCGATTTTGGAGTTTGAACTTAGAAAAGCCAGAGAGTGTATCTCTTCTCTTCGTACGAATCTCACTGTAGTCACAG AGTCAGATGTACCTACACCAGATAAATGTTCCGACAAACATTCAGCCAACGAACCACCTATAAAGCCTCACGAACAGAGAGCTTTAAATTTCCTTGTAAACGAATATTTATTAGCACGATCATACAAATTGACTTCCATCACGTTCAGCGATGAAAACGAAAATCAAGATTTCGAAGATTGGCAGGACGTGGGATTGAATATCCCAAAGCCTGCGGAATTATTACAAATCTACAGAGAATATATGCGAGCTAATGGCTACGAGAAAGCACCTTCCGCGATTATTGGTGTGCAAACAGACTTCAGTGAAGTTGAATTAGAAGTGGAGAAGGATGAATTTAAGCAACTG GTCAAAGAATTGGAAGAACTTAAACAACAAACTGCAATGCTGGAGCAAGAGAAGGTGGACTTGCAACAAATTATTGCAACAACAAATGAAAGTTTATCACAGAATCCAAACAAG GAAGGTAGTAGCGGAACGATACAAACATTGAACTCCAGTTCCACAACTCCGGATAAGTTCGAGCTTCTTGAAACACCACCTCGAGATACGTCGACAGCAACTCACGAACCAGAGGAAGATGACAGTGCGTCTGTGGTTGTCAGCCTAGGCGAGACAGATCCTGGGGACAAGGAGTGGACGAGAATTCAGCTACCAAGAGTAGACGTCACTGAAGGATCGTCTATCCTTCCAAATCCTCCATCTAG ACATTTACCGCTGAGATTCAAGATGGAGGTGATAACACACTGTTTAGTAAATATTCCAAGTTCTATTGTTTCTACAGCGGAAGAACCTTTTAGAAACGGAGTGACGCGAGATAACCTTGTTCACATTTTGGCAGAAACTTTACCCCGTATTGTACCCAACGTCATACTCAATAAACGCGAAGAAGTAATACCATTGATATTAAGCGTGATCCGACTGCACGCTGAATCCGCAGAAAGAGAGAAATTTTTGCAGCTATTGTTTAATCTGAAGAAGAGGCCACAAGAAGATGAAAGACAATTGATACTAGCTG GTTTAGTCGCAATGGCGAAGCTTGAGAACGATCCAATGGAAGGAGAAGAAATTTTAACTATTTGTTGGGAGCAGAGTCAGTATAAATATCCTGAGAAAAGGTTACTAGCTGTGGAGTGTTGCTGCGCATTGGCTCCATACATGTCGATTGGTATCAGGAACTCTTTGATGCTTTCTATGTTGCAACAAATGTTACTCGATGACAAAGATCCTATGGTCAGAGCGTGCGTTGTGAGGAGTCTTGCGTTACTCATAGCTTTAATGGATGATCCCGACAAGTATTTTCAG TGCGAAGAGTTGGCGTTAACCGCGCTAAACGATTCATCGCCCATCGTTGTAGAAGTCGCTTCCTCTTTGCTTCTACCGATTTTAGCTCAATGGGCGCTCGCTCTCAGAAGATTGCAAACACATTTGTTACCACGAATAATATCAAAAGTGAAAACTCAGTTGAAATCTGGACAGTATCAACATTCGCCTAACAAGGATCACATAAACGAGGGAAGGACGGTGTCGTCGATTAACGTTTTACAGTATTTATTACCACATATGGTGATATGTGTAGCCGATACGGATGCAGTTAGATCATGCATAGAACCTGGAACATCGTCTGAATTAT CCGACGTGTTTCTCTACTTGTGTCAGACCGATATCGTGAATCCAAAGGTATTTTACGAGGGAGATTTAGATGTCGGAACACTTTTGAATACATTCTTTGCAAATACATGGGAAAACGACACGTGGCCGGAATTAGAGTGGTTCACAAATAAATT AGTAATGGAAATTTTAGAAATGGTAAAATCCATAGAAATCACACACGAAACCATTTTACACACTCTTCTGACATACATTCGCTCACTATGCTTGGGTTTTGGACGATATATCACGCAAACACGG ATTCAGCCGATATTTGCGTCCGACGTGTCCGAGCTCGAGCAGCAATTAACAGTGTTGTCGACCGAGAAGAAAAACATGAATTTGACGATAATGCCTACGTATTTAATTCTATTGTCCACCTTGAATGGTACAGAGGTTGCTAAATCGTTGAAAGAATTCCTTGTTGCTTTGTCCATGAGTGGTATCAGCATTACTTGCTTACAAATCGCAGTGATTATGTTGTGCGCTGATGAACATATGCAAGAATATGTCCTTAGCGGTTTATGGGATG GGGTAGTGCACCAAAGACCTGTTGTACGATGTGCAACCGCGACGATATTTGGTTGTGTGATAGCTCATGTTTCCGATCGGTTAGCAAGCGCTAAGGTAGTTCCAGCGATTGTAACACTCGTTAGTGATCCTGATAT GACTGTTCGATGCGCGGCGATCCCGTCGCTTGGTCGACTGATAACGGAATGCAAAGTAAGAGAAATGAAGGATAAAGCACGCCTAACGTTGGAAAACATCGCGAAGGACCCTCAAGGTGTTCCTCCAGCTTTAGCGCTTCCGTTAGTTTCCACTTTAGCTCTTATCGCTCCGAATTGCCCTCAAAATTACATTGAGGATG TGATAGCTACCCAATTAACTGCGACAGCCTCGTTCACGTTGCAACAGGGTCGTAAAGTCGATCTCATTAATGCTTTGGTTGAAGCATTTTCCGTTCTGGTTTATTGTCCGCTCAGCTACCAATGCGTTTCGAACGTGTTGCTGCCCGGCTTAAAGTGTCTAGAACAATTAGTAGCTCATCATTTACCGCAGCAGGAAGATGCGGTCAAGTCCCTCCTGAGGGAAATAGAATCTCGACAAGATCTTTCAAAGCCCATGAAGAG TTCGCTGTCTATGAACTCGGGCCTCTTGCTGTCGATGGCTACTGCGAACGTGGGACAAGGTGTGGAGGACATGCGACAGAAAGTGAGCAAAATTTTCCAGCAGAAAAGTAGCTCGTCGAGTATGTCAAGTATTTTGCGAAAAAA AAGGATACTTGGCGAAGATGTGGTCACTGAAAGCATTATTCCAAATTCGAATCTTTCGTGTGCAGAAAGCTACAGGTACTCCCGGCGCGCGTTCCGAGTATTAATTTAA
- the LOC143208683 gene encoding RAB11-binding protein RELCH homolog isoform X3 — MVDAVQEVRDPLSTDSKGYPTSKTCITYEEIATKLLNDKFLLTALELHAELREAGKELLVLQEFFSNPSNFEGQNIKPEPFTSMPRSSSQATLDSLDMTRYSEDGAGVDERVAILEFELRKARECISSLRTNLTVVTESDVPTPDKCSDKHSANEPPIKPHEQRALNFLVNEYLLARSYKLTSITFSDENENQDFEDWQDVGLNIPKPAELLQIYREYMRANGYEKAPSAIIGVQTDFSEVELEVEKDEFKQLVKELEELKQQTAMLEQEKVDLQQIIATTNESLSQNPNKEGSSGTIQTLNSSSTTPDKFELLETPPRDTSTATHEPEEDDSASVVVSLGETDPGDKEWTRIQLPRVDVTEGSSILPNPPSRHLPLRFKMEVITHCLVNIPSSIVSTAEEPFRNGVTRDNLVHILAETLPRIVPNVILNKREEVIPLILSVIRLHAESAEREKFLQLLFNLKKRPQEDERQLILAGLVAMAKLENDPMEGEEILTICWEQSQYKYPEKRLLAVECCCALAPYMSIGIRNSLMLSMLQQMLLDDKDPMVRACVVRSLALLIALMDDPDKYFQCEELALTALNDSSPIVVEVASSLLLPILAQWALALRRLQTHLLPRIISKVKTQLKSGQYQHSPNKDHINEGRTVSSINVLQYLLPHMVICVADTDAVRSCIEPGTSSELSDVFLYLCQTDIVNPKVFYEGDLDVGTLLNTFFANTWENDTWPELEWFTNKLVMEILEMVKSIEITHETILHTLLTYIRSLCLGFGRYITQTRIQPIFASDVSELEQQLTVLSTEKKNMNLTIMPTYLILLSTLNGTEVAKSLKEFLVALSMSGISITCLQIAVIMLCADEHMQEYVLSGLWDGVVHQRPVVRCATATIFGCVIAHVSDRLASAKVVPAIVTLVSDPDMTVRCAAIPSLGRLITECKVREMKDKARLTLENIAKDPQGVPPALALPLVSTLALIAPNCPQNYIEDVIATQLTATASFTLQQGRKVDLINALVEAFSVLVYCPLSYQCVSNVLLPGLKCLEQLVAHHLPQQEDAVKSLLREIESRQDLSKPMKSSLSMNSGLLLSMATANVGQGVEDMRQKVSKIFQQKSSSSSMSSILRKK, encoded by the exons ATGGTCGATGCAGTGCAAGAGGTTAGGGATCCTCTGTCAACAGACAGTAAag GATACCCAACCTCGAAAACATGTATAACTTACGAAGAAATCGCTACCAAGCTTTTAAACGACAAATTTCTATTAACGGCCTTGGAGCTGCATGCGGAATTGCGCGAAGCAGGAAAAGAATTGCTTGTTTTGCAAGAATTCTTCTCAAACCCAAGCAATTTCGAAGGCCAAAACATCAAGCCGGAACCATTCACTTCTATGC CAAGATCATCCAGTCAGGCAACTTTGGATTCACTTGATATGACAAGATATTCAGAAGACGGTGCAGGTGTTGACGAGAGAGTAGCGATTTTGGAGTTTGAACTTAGAAAAGCCAGAGAGTGTATCTCTTCTCTTCGTACGAATCTCACTGTAGTCACAG AGTCAGATGTACCTACACCAGATAAATGTTCCGACAAACATTCAGCCAACGAACCACCTATAAAGCCTCACGAACAGAGAGCTTTAAATTTCCTTGTAAACGAATATTTATTAGCACGATCATACAAATTGACTTCCATCACGTTCAGCGATGAAAACGAAAATCAAGATTTCGAAGATTGGCAGGACGTGGGATTGAATATCCCAAAGCCTGCGGAATTATTACAAATCTACAGAGAATATATGCGAGCTAATGGCTACGAGAAAGCACCTTCCGCGATTATTGGTGTGCAAACAGACTTCAGTGAAGTTGAATTAGAAGTGGAGAAGGATGAATTTAAGCAACTG GTCAAAGAATTGGAAGAACTTAAACAACAAACTGCAATGCTGGAGCAAGAGAAGGTGGACTTGCAACAAATTATTGCAACAACAAATGAAAGTTTATCACAGAATCCAAACAAG GAAGGTAGTAGCGGAACGATACAAACATTGAACTCCAGTTCCACAACTCCGGATAAGTTCGAGCTTCTTGAAACACCACCTCGAGATACGTCGACAGCAACTCACGAACCAGAGGAAGATGACAGTGCGTCTGTGGTTGTCAGCCTAGGCGAGACAGATCCTGGGGACAAGGAGTGGACGAGAATTCAGCTACCAAGAGTAGACGTCACTGAAGGATCGTCTATCCTTCCAAATCCTCCATCTAG ACATTTACCGCTGAGATTCAAGATGGAGGTGATAACACACTGTTTAGTAAATATTCCAAGTTCTATTGTTTCTACAGCGGAAGAACCTTTTAGAAACGGAGTGACGCGAGATAACCTTGTTCACATTTTGGCAGAAACTTTACCCCGTATTGTACCCAACGTCATACTCAATAAACGCGAAGAAGTAATACCATTGATATTAAGCGTGATCCGACTGCACGCTGAATCCGCAGAAAGAGAGAAATTTTTGCAGCTATTGTTTAATCTGAAGAAGAGGCCACAAGAAGATGAAAGACAATTGATACTAGCTG GTTTAGTCGCAATGGCGAAGCTTGAGAACGATCCAATGGAAGGAGAAGAAATTTTAACTATTTGTTGGGAGCAGAGTCAGTATAAATATCCTGAGAAAAGGTTACTAGCTGTGGAGTGTTGCTGCGCATTGGCTCCATACATGTCGATTGGTATCAGGAACTCTTTGATGCTTTCTATGTTGCAACAAATGTTACTCGATGACAAAGATCCTATGGTCAGAGCGTGCGTTGTGAGGAGTCTTGCGTTACTCATAGCTTTAATGGATGATCCCGACAAGTATTTTCAG TGCGAAGAGTTGGCGTTAACCGCGCTAAACGATTCATCGCCCATCGTTGTAGAAGTCGCTTCCTCTTTGCTTCTACCGATTTTAGCTCAATGGGCGCTCGCTCTCAGAAGATTGCAAACACATTTGTTACCACGAATAATATCAAAAGTGAAAACTCAGTTGAAATCTGGACAGTATCAACATTCGCCTAACAAGGATCACATAAACGAGGGAAGGACGGTGTCGTCGATTAACGTTTTACAGTATTTATTACCACATATGGTGATATGTGTAGCCGATACGGATGCAGTTAGATCATGCATAGAACCTGGAACATCGTCTGAATTAT CCGACGTGTTTCTCTACTTGTGTCAGACCGATATCGTGAATCCAAAGGTATTTTACGAGGGAGATTTAGATGTCGGAACACTTTTGAATACATTCTTTGCAAATACATGGGAAAACGACACGTGGCCGGAATTAGAGTGGTTCACAAATAAATT AGTAATGGAAATTTTAGAAATGGTAAAATCCATAGAAATCACACACGAAACCATTTTACACACTCTTCTGACATACATTCGCTCACTATGCTTGGGTTTTGGACGATATATCACGCAAACACGG ATTCAGCCGATATTTGCGTCCGACGTGTCCGAGCTCGAGCAGCAATTAACAGTGTTGTCGACCGAGAAGAAAAACATGAATTTGACGATAATGCCTACGTATTTAATTCTATTGTCCACCTTGAATGGTACAGAGGTTGCTAAATCGTTGAAAGAATTCCTTGTTGCTTTGTCCATGAGTGGTATCAGCATTACTTGCTTACAAATCGCAGTGATTATGTTGTGCGCTGATGAACATATGCAAGAATATGTCCTTAGCGGTTTATGGGATG GGGTAGTGCACCAAAGACCTGTTGTACGATGTGCAACCGCGACGATATTTGGTTGTGTGATAGCTCATGTTTCCGATCGGTTAGCAAGCGCTAAGGTAGTTCCAGCGATTGTAACACTCGTTAGTGATCCTGATAT GACTGTTCGATGCGCGGCGATCCCGTCGCTTGGTCGACTGATAACGGAATGCAAAGTAAGAGAAATGAAGGATAAAGCACGCCTAACGTTGGAAAACATCGCGAAGGACCCTCAAGGTGTTCCTCCAGCTTTAGCGCTTCCGTTAGTTTCCACTTTAGCTCTTATCGCTCCGAATTGCCCTCAAAATTACATTGAGGATG TGATAGCTACCCAATTAACTGCGACAGCCTCGTTCACGTTGCAACAGGGTCGTAAAGTCGATCTCATTAATGCTTTGGTTGAAGCATTTTCCGTTCTGGTTTATTGTCCGCTCAGCTACCAATGCGTTTCGAACGTGTTGCTGCCCGGCTTAAAGTGTCTAGAACAATTAGTAGCTCATCATTTACCGCAGCAGGAAGATGCGGTCAAGTCCCTCCTGAGGGAAATAGAATCTCGACAAGATCTTTCAAAGCCCATGAAGAG TTCGCTGTCTATGAACTCGGGCCTCTTGCTGTCGATGGCTACTGCGAACGTGGGACAAGGTGTGGAGGACATGCGACAGAAAGTGAGCAAAATTTTCCAGCAGAAAAGTAGCTCGTCGAGTATGTCAAGTATTTTGCGAAAAAAGtaa